Proteins co-encoded in one Alphaproteobacteria bacterium PA2 genomic window:
- a CDS encoding 2-(1,2-epoxy-1,2-dihydrophenyl)acetyl-CoA isomerase (Catalyzes the reversible hydration of unsaturated fatty acyl-CoA to beta-hydroxyacyl-CoA) yields MAYNKIKTSVADGIAVVTLSDPATMNAAGVDLVAELHDAFRSFIQDGSEVRCVVLTGDGRGFCSGANLSGRGGPADEPVDPEGPDAGAALETVYNPFMTTLRDYPLPLVTAINGAAAGVGCSIALMGDLIVAAESAYFLQAFRRIGLVPDGGSTYLLPRLIGKARAMEMALMGEKIFGKTALDWGLVNRCVPDDQLMSTAMELARSLADGPWALGSIRKLIWESLDSGWSEQLHNERMAQKHAGRTNDFREGVLAFLQKRIAVFTRK; encoded by the coding sequence ATGGCCTACAACAAGATTAAGACATCCGTCGCGGACGGCATTGCTGTCGTAACCCTGTCTGACCCCGCCACAATGAATGCCGCCGGGGTAGACCTGGTGGCGGAACTCCACGACGCATTTCGCAGTTTCATCCAGGATGGCTCCGAAGTCCGCTGCGTGGTTCTTACCGGCGACGGCCGCGGCTTCTGCTCGGGCGCCAACCTGTCGGGTCGAGGTGGCCCGGCCGACGAGCCCGTTGATCCTGAAGGCCCCGACGCAGGCGCAGCCCTGGAGACCGTCTACAACCCCTTCATGACCACACTGCGTGACTATCCCCTGCCCCTGGTCACCGCCATCAATGGCGCGGCCGCCGGCGTGGGGTGCTCCATCGCCCTGATGGGAGACCTGATCGTCGCTGCGGAGAGCGCCTATTTCCTGCAGGCCTTCCGGCGCATCGGCCTGGTTCCGGATGGCGGATCGACCTACCTCCTGCCCCGGCTGATCGGCAAGGCCAGGGCCATGGAAATGGCGCTTATGGGTGAGAAGATCTTCGGCAAGACCGCCCTTGATTGGGGTCTGGTCAATCGCTGCGTGCCTGATGATCAGCTGATGTCCACCGCCATGGAACTGGCCCGCTCACTGGCAGATGGTCCGTGGGCGCTGGGGTCAATCCGCAAGCTGATCTGGGAAAGCCTGGATTCCGGGTGGAGCGAACAGCTGCACAATGAGCGTATGGCCCAGAAACATGCCGGCAGGACCAACGACTTCCGCGAAGGGGTCCTCGCCTTCCTGCAGAAGCGCATCGCTGTCTTTACCCGTAAATAG
- a CDS encoding GGDEF domain-containing protein: protein MASDIDTKLRAPEAYPLARRALEAMEKNKVWPTPQNFELWTHYVCDPSGPLAKEIGRIIAEGGAFTDGACDQLAATYLAGGKLTEEIRDTGDALTKELNSVSQAIKSAQKSSEAYGVTLEYASKSLDNDQGDLRETVETLAAATRRIQAENQTLESRLSDSTAEVSRLREHLEQVRRDATTDGLTNLANRKAFDAELERMCAASEADGLPLTLAVLDIDHFKTFNDTWGHQTGDQVLRYVAGVIGQSGSSPRMAARYGGEEFALLFPGENASQAFNVLEQIRVEVASRILKRRSTNEDLGTITLSAGLAERATGENGHELLERADSALYVSKRSGRNQVTRADSIASAA, encoded by the coding sequence ATGGCCTCTGATATCGACACCAAACTTCGAGCCCCGGAAGCCTATCCTCTGGCGCGCAGAGCGCTCGAAGCCATGGAAAAGAATAAGGTTTGGCCGACCCCTCAGAACTTTGAACTCTGGACGCACTATGTCTGCGATCCCAGTGGCCCGCTCGCCAAGGAAATCGGCCGGATCATAGCTGAAGGCGGCGCCTTTACCGATGGCGCCTGCGATCAATTGGCGGCGACCTATCTGGCAGGCGGAAAACTTACCGAAGAAATTCGTGACACCGGCGACGCCCTGACCAAGGAGCTGAACTCGGTTTCCCAGGCGATCAAGTCAGCGCAGAAGTCCAGCGAGGCTTACGGCGTGACCCTTGAATACGCCAGCAAGTCGCTGGACAATGACCAGGGCGATCTCAGGGAAACGGTTGAAACCCTCGCGGCCGCCACCCGGCGTATCCAGGCCGAGAATCAGACGCTGGAATCCCGCCTCTCTGACTCCACGGCGGAAGTCAGCCGTCTGCGCGAGCACCTGGAACAGGTTCGCCGCGACGCAACGACGGACGGCCTGACCAACCTGGCCAATCGCAAGGCCTTCGATGCCGAGCTTGAACGCATGTGCGCAGCCTCCGAGGCTGACGGCCTGCCATTGACCCTGGCGGTTCTGGATATCGACCACTTCAAGACCTTCAACGATACATGGGGTCACCAGACCGGTGACCAGGTCCTGCGCTATGTGGCCGGCGTCATCGGACAGTCGGGCAGTTCCCCGCGCATGGCCGCCCGCTATGGCGGGGAAGAGTTCGCCCTGCTGTTTCCGGGTGAAAACGCCTCGCAAGCCTTCAATGTCCTCGAACAAATCCGGGTTGAGGTCGCTTCGCGCATCCTCAAGCGCAGATCAACCAACGAAGATCTGGGCACCATCACCCTGTCCGCCGGCCTCGCCGAGCGCGCTACAGGCGAGAACGGGCACGAACTGCTCGAGCGCGCAGACAGTGCGCTCTACGTCTCCAAGCGCAGTGGCCGCAATCAGGTCACCCGGGCGGACTCAATTGCCTCTGCGGCTTAG